One stretch of Euphorbia lathyris chromosome 7, ddEupLath1.1, whole genome shotgun sequence DNA includes these proteins:
- the LOC136235303 gene encoding inactive tetrahydroanabasine acetyltransferase pauper allele-like, producing the protein MATHHNNNNNENKTIPFVVSRKEVVLVKPSKQTPSQVLTFSSIDNDLALELICQTLYVYQGNNPHHQPSNDPASLIKDAISKVLVYYYPLAGKLRRDVKDGRLYLTCNGDGVPFLEASVNSQFFTAMAELASGKIEPTVKPVWERDRLVVSKTDQIQHPDDVQLPFKFNFDELAKSPYLPTSEIVHQCFNVNSEAIKHLKQKLVKVSESKNLKLSFTTIEALGAYIWRSRFRALKLNPDGKTSFFLATGIRKHMKPPLPDGYYGNAFVSSTTVLIGKDLNEMKLCETAKLIKESKKIACTEKYIWSELEKREKLMEMNIKIEGNGAAMVLTDWRQLGLLEEVDFGWKGAVNIIPVPWEMFGYVDLCFFMPPCNLDTSMKGGVRVLVSLPKAAMSKFKEEMDALSYLGSDDEILI; encoded by the exons ATGGCAACCCAccacaataacaacaataatgAAAACAAGACTATTCCCTTTGTGGTTTCAAGAAAGGAAGTAGTGTTGGTTAAACCCTCAAAACAAACACCTTCCCAAGTTCTAACCTTCTCCTCCATTGATAATGATCTAGCCCTTGAACTTATTTGTCAAACCCTTTATGTGTATCAAGGAAATAATCCTCATCATCAACCATCAAATGACCCTGCCTCTTTGATTAAAGATGCAATTTCAAAAGTCTTAGTTTATTACTATCCTCTAGCAGGAAAGCTCAGGAGAGATGTCAAAGATGGAAGGCTTTATCTCACTTGCAATGGAGATGGTGTCCCATTTTTGGAAGCCTCAGTAAATT CTCAGTTTTTCACAGCCATGGCTGAACTTGCTAGTGGGAAAATTGAGCCTACTGTGAAACCTGTTTGGGAAAGAGACAGATTAGTGGTAAGCAAAACTGATCAAATTCAACATCCTGATGATGTTCAACTTccattcaaattcaattttgaTGAATTAGCAAAATCACCATATTTGCCAACAAGTGAGATTGTGCATCAATGTTTTAATGTGAATAGTGAGGCTATAAAACACCTCAAACAAAAACTAGTGAAAGTGTCTGAAAGTAAAAATTTGAAATTGAGTTTCACAACTATTGAAGCACTTGGTGCCTATATTTGGAGGTCAAGATTTAGGGCATTGAAGTTAAACCCAGATGGAAAAACATCTTTTTTTTTAGCTACAGGAATAAGAAAACATATGAAACCACCTTTGCCTGATGGATACTATGGCAATGCATTTGTCTCTTCAACTACAGTCCTAATTGGTAAAGATCTAAATGAAATGAAACTGTGTGAAACTGCTAAGTTAATCAAAGAGAGCAAGAAGATAGCTTGTACAGAAAAGTACATTTGGAGTGAATTAGAAAAGAGGGAAAAACTGATGGAGATGAATATTAAAATAGAAGGTAATGGTGCAGCCATGGTTTTGACTGATTGGAGACAATTAGGATTGCTAGAAGAAGTGGATTTTGGATGGAAAGGTGCAGTGAATATAATTCCAGTTCCATGGGAAATGTTTGGTTATGTTGATCTTTGTTTCTTCATGCCTCCTTGTAATTTGGATACTTCAATGAAAGGAGGGGTTAGAGTTCTTGTTTCTCTTCCAAAAGCTGCTATGTCTAAGTTCAAGGAGGAAATGGATGCTCTCTCCTATCTTGGAAGTGATGATGAAATATTAATTTGA